From the Heliangelus exortis chromosome 14, bHelExo1.hap1, whole genome shotgun sequence genome, one window contains:
- the MAGT1 gene encoding dolichyl-diphosphooligosaccharide--protein glycosyltransferase subunit MAGT1: MAAVPGLALLLLLLAAWGAPGTAGQKRKEMVLSEKVTQLMEWASKRSVIRMNGDKFRRLVKAPPRNYSVIVMFTALQPHRQCVVCKQADEEYQILANSWRYSSAFTNKIFFAMVDFDEGSDVFQMLNMNSAPTFINFPAKGKPKRGDTYELQVRGFAAEQLARWVADRTDVNIRVIRPPNYAGPLMLGLLLAVIGGLVYLRGSNLDFLYNKTGWAFAALCFVLAMTSGQMWNHIRGPPYAHKNPHTGQVNYIHGSSQAQFVAETHIVLLFNGGVTLGMVLLHEAATSDMDVGKRKIMCIAGIGLVVLFFSWLLSVFRSKYHGYPYSFLMS, from the exons ATGGCGGCGGTGCCGGGGCTGGcgctgctcctgctgctgctggcggCCTGGGGAGCGCCGGGCACCGCGGGGCAGAAGCGGAAGGAG ATGGTTTTATCAGAAAAAGTGACCCAGCTGATGGAGTGGGCCAGCAAAAGATCTGTTATCCGAATGAATGGGGACAAATTTCGACGCCTTGTGAAGGCACCACCCAGAAATTACTCAGTGATTGTGATGTTCACTGCTCTTCAGCCTCACAGACAGTGTGTTGTGTGCAA GCAAGCTGATGAGGAATACCAAATCCTGGCAAACTCCTGGAGGTATTCCAGTGCATTTAccaataagattttttttgctatggTTGATTTTGATGAAGGCTCAGATGTATTTCAGATg CTCAACATGAATTCTGCTCCAACCTTCATTAACTTCCCTGCCAAAGGGAAGCCCAAACGTGGTGACACCTACGAGCTGCAGGTGCGTGGCtttgcagctgagcagcttGCTCGTTGGGTGGCTGACAGGACAGATGTCAAT ATCCGTGTGATAAGGCCACCAAACTATGCTGGACCACTGATgttggggctgctgctggctgtcaTTGGAGGCCTTGTGTATTTACGTGGAAGCAATCTGGATTTTCTGTATAATAAAACTGGCTGGGCATTTGCTGCTTTG tgcTTTGTGTTAGCAATGACATCTGGCCAGATGTGGAACCACATTAGGGGCCCACCCTATGCTCATAAGAATCCCCATACAGGACAAGTG AACTATATCCATGGAAGCAGCCAAGCCCAGTTTGTGGCAGAAACACACATTGTTCTTCTGTTTA ATGGTGGTGTCACTTTAGGAATGGTACTCCTCCACGAAGCTGCTACTTCTGACATGGAtgtggggaagagaaaaa TCATGTGCATTGCTGGTATTGGCTTGGTGGTGCTGTTCTTCAGCTGGTTGCTGTCTGTCTTCAGATCCAAATACCATGGCTACCCATACAG TTTCCTAATGAGCTAA